The Chitinophagales bacterium genomic sequence AACTATTTCGACCTTTCTTTGGAGTAAATTTTGCAAGAAATCATGTAGGGCAACAAAGTTTTTAAGGTTTTTTTGCGCTTTGTTAATTTCAATGAAAAAATCTACATCACTATTGCTGTGGATATTTCCTTTTACAAAGGATCCGAATATACCGAGTTTTTCAACTCCGAAGCCTCGCAATTCCTTCTCTTTGGAAAGAACCTGATCAATGAGTTCTGTTTTGTTTTCTACAGGTCTGTTCATAATAGATGAAATCTACGACTATCTCAAACAGTTTGTAAAAGAACAGGAAAAACCAAGGAGCCCCATTGGATTTAAACTGAAGCAGAGTTTAATTTACACTCCCTATCCTAGTCAAATTCTAAAAGAATATTCAAACTAAAATCTTCTGAATAACCTAGGTTTTTACAAAATTGTGAACCCAAATCACATTCGCAACAATCATAACATTCTATTATCCAATAATCCTTGTTTCTGTTATTATTTGCCGGAAATGCCCGTTCATACTTCCATACTTTATGCTCCAAGAATAATTTATTGGCTTTAGAATTATCTGTTAGAACAATTCCATTTTTTATTTCCTCGACAATTATTGCGCTATCCGGCACATATACTATTACCATATTTGGCACATATTCTCCAGAATCTCTACAACACTCATCTTTTTCCTCCTTATTGCAAGATGTTATTACAATACAAGAAATGGAAATTATCAAAATCAGTTTAGACAATTTAATCATAACTTAATTTTTAATAAGCATTAGATATTTCCACTAATATAAAAATAAATAGTGCATAATTACCATTATCTGTTGAATAGGGACTTAACAGATGGCAGAAGGCATCTTGCGAGAAATAATGCTGCTTAAGACAAGATCACTATACCAAACCCTTCTCCACCAAATACTCCGCAATTTGCACAGCATTGGTAGCGGCTCCTTTTCGCAAGTTGTCCGAAACAATCCACATATTCAGCGTATTGGCATTGGACTCATCCCTGCGCAGGCGGCCAACAAAGGTTTCGTCTTTATCATGGGCAAAAAGCGGAAATGGATATTCCAGCTTTTCGGGATCGTCTTTTACCACTACACCCGAAGTATTGCTCAATAAATTTCTCACTTCAGCCAAATCAAAATCCCTTTCAAATTCCACATTCACGCTTTCGGAATGTCCGCCTACTGTGGGAATACGCACGGCCGTAGCGGTAATGCCAATTTGCGGAGCAGAAAGAATTTTGCGCGTTTCGTGTACCAGCTTCATCTCCTCTTTGGTGTATCCATTGTCCAGAAAAACATCACAATGTGGCAGGCAATTTTTATCAATGGCATAAGGGTAAGCCTTTTCTCCTTCCTTGCCCGCACGTTCGTTTTCCATTTGCTGCACGGCTTTCACGCCCGTTCCCGTCACCGATTGGTAAGTGGAAATCACCAAACGCCTGATGCCATATTTTTGGTGCAGCGGATTCAGGGCCAATACCATTTGAATGGTTGAGCAATTGGGATTGGCAATGATCTTATCTGTTTTTGTTAATGCAGTAGCATTGATTTCCGGCACAACGAGCGGAACATTTTTGCCCATGCGCCAGGCAGAGGAATTGTCCACCACAGTAGTTCCCACGGCCTTGAATTTTGATGCCCATTCCAGCGATACACTTCCACCTGCCGAAAACAAAGCAATATCCGGAGCAGCATCCACGGCCTCCTGTAATGTGTGAATGCGGTATTTCTTCCCCTTGAATGACAGCATTTTTCCTGCAGATCTTTCCGATGCGGCAGGAATAAATTCATCCACGGAAAAATTTCTTTCCTCTAAGACCTGTATCATTTTTTGCCCAACCAATCCGGTTGCGCCTACCAAAGCCAGTTTCATATAGTTATTTATTGTTTGAACATGATGCTTTGAGCTGCTTTAAAAGACAGTTTCTGAATAACATCATTTTATTAAGTCACAAAAATAAGGCTAAAAAATATCCCAAAAAATAGCTTAATTTGCTTTGTGCGAATATTATTGTCCTTAATAGCTGTCCTCGGTTTTTACTTTAGTGCATTAGCGCAGTTTAGCGATGATTTCTCCGATGGAGATTTCAGCAACAATCCTACCTGGTCGGGTATGGATTCCCTGTTTGAAGTAAATGCCAGCAACCAATTGCAACTGAACGACACCGTTCCTTTGAGTGCCGCCTACCTAAGTACGGAAAGCGAAGCCATTGAAAACGGGCATTGGGAATTTTTGGTACAAATGGATTTCAATCCCTCCTCGGCCAATCTGGCACGGATCTATCTGGTTTCCGACAAAGCCAATTTGCTGGATGATGTCTTTGGCTATTATGTAGAGCTGGGCGGCACGCCCGATGAAGTAAGTCTCTACCGCCAGGATGGTTCCAGCGATACCAAAATTATTGATGGAAAGGACGGTAGGATCAGTATGTCATTTGTAAATGTGCGGGTAGAAGTTTTCCGCGACAGCTCTGGCAATTGGGAATTGTATGCCGACAGCACCGGTGGCACTGATTTTATCCAGGAAGGCTCGGTGTTTGACAATACTTATTTCAGCTCATCCTATTTTGGGGTACGTTGCAATTATACGAGCACCCGATCCGATAAATTTTTCTTCGATGATTTTCAGGTTAGCGGACAGCCCTATATAGACAATGTGCCGCCCGAATTGGACAATTTGCTTTTGGAAAGCGACAGCACTTTGCTCCTGACTTTTTCTGAAGGCATGGATTCCACGGCTTTGGACAATAACAATTATTCAGTCAATAATGGCATTGGAAATCCGGCAAATGCAACAGCCACACAGGCCGACCTCTCGCAAATCCGCTTGGAATTTCAACCGCCCTTTTCAGTGAATGGCGTTTATACTTTGAGCTTTTCCAATTTGACCGATCCTGCGGGCAATCCTTTGGTGCAAAATTCATCAGACTTTACTTTTTACAAAGCTCAAAAAGGCGATGTAATCATCAATGAAATATTGGCGGACAATAGTCCTGTCGTTGCTTTGACAAATGATCCTGGACTGGAATACATCGAATTGTACAATCGCAGCAGTTTTGATATCAATTTGAATAACTGGACAATTGAGGACAACCTTTCCAGCGGCAGCATTCCAAACATTATTTTACCAGCCGATAGCTTTGTAGTTTTAACTACTTCAACAAATAGCGACAGCCTGTCTTTTTATGGTTTTAGCGGAATTTTTGTAGGCGTGCCTTCTTTTCCCGGGCTCAACAATGGCGGTGAGCTGATTGAGCTGAAAGCACCGAATAGCAGTATAATTGATCAAGTAGAATACAAAACCGAATGGTATGGCGATCCCGTGAAGGAAGAGGGTGGCTATTCCTTAGAGCGCATCGATCCTGATTTTGAATGTCCGGGTGGAATCAACTGGTTAGGTTCCGATGCTGCTGAGGGCGGAACGCCCGGTTTTAGCAACTCCGTAAAAAGCAGCATCACAGATAATATTACACCCGAAATTGAATCCCTGATATTGGCAGGAGCCGATTCCCTTTTGCTTACTTTTTCTGAAAGTATGGACAGCGCTGCTTTAAATGTGGCCAATTATATTATTTCGCCCGGCAATGTTTCTGTTGCCAATATTTTGGCCGAAAACGAATTGCTGCAAACTTTCACCCTGATTTTGAATAATCCAATTAATATTGGGACTGTTTACGAACTCCTTTTAAATAATCTGAGAGATTGCCCGGGAAATACCCTTGTCGGCAATACCGAAAATTTTGCCATTCCAGAAATGCCCAAAGCCAATGATGTGATTATTTCGGAGATCATGCCCAAGCCTGATCCTGAAGTGGAATTGCCCAATCAAGAATATGTGGAATTGTGGAATAGAAGCGATAAAGTGCTCAACCTGAAAGACTGGGCTTTTTCTGCCAACAATTCCTCTGTAACACTGCCCGATCGACTCTTTTTGCCCGGTGACAGGATCATTCTGGTTCCCAAAGAAAATGCAGCGGATTTTGAGGCGTATGGCGAAGTATTGTCCCTTTCCCGATTGCCACAGCTCACCAATAGTTCCGGTACTTTATTGCTTTTTGACAATACGGAAAAAGTAATTGACCGAGTGCTTTATTCCAATACCTGGTTCAATAGCAATATCAAAAAAGAAGGCGGGTGGGCTTTGGAAATTATAGATGGAAATAATCTGTGCCAGGGCGAGGGAAATTGGACAGGTTCAAAGGATGCTAAAGGCGGTACCCCGGGACAGGAAAATTCGGTAGCGGCAGAAAACCCCGATGAAATTGCTCCGCGCATCAATCACATTGTTTATGAAGCGCAAGATTCCCTCGTGTTGTTTTTTGACAGTCCCTTGGATGAAGCTGCTGTTTTGTCAGCCAATTTTGATTTGTCGCCACAAGATTTGGGTATTGGGCAGGTTTCATGGTCTGCATTGGAGCCGGAAAAAGTGCGCATAAAATTACAGGACAGTCCGCGGCAGAATACCATTTACACACTCACATGCAGCGAAATAACGGACTGTGCCGGAAACGAGGTGGATGAAAATTTCAATTCCGCCCGCTTTGGCATTCCCGAAAAACCGGAGGAAAATGCCGTTGTCATCAATGAAATATTGTTCAATGCCAATACTGGGGGCAGCGATTTTGTGGAATTGTACAACCGCTCCAATAAGATTTTTGATCTGCGCGATTTAGTCATTGCGCGGGCACCATACGGCTCCCGAGACGATTATGATGCCTCTGCCATTTGTTCCGAAAATGGTTTTCAGCTTCTACCGGGAAATTTTGTGGTGCTTACCCCCGACCCTGAAAACATTGCGGAAAACTATACGGTGGAAGATGAAAGAACCCTGCTGGAGGTGGACGATATGCCGAACTACCTGAACAGCGATGGGATTGTGGCTCTGCTCAATAAAAGCCTGGAGCCTTTGGATCAGTTGGAATATATCGAGGACTGGCATTTTCAGTTGCTGCAAAGTGTGAAAGGCGTTTCGCTGGAGCGCATCAATTACGAACGACCTACGCAGGATGCCGACAATTGGCATTCGGCAGCAGAGGCTGCGGGCTTTGCCACTCCGGGAAGGGAAAATTCCAATTTTTCAGCAAATTTCAGTACAGAAAACAATATTCACCTGGAGCCCAAACTTTTCTCTCCCGATGGCGATGGCTATAAAGATCTATTGCAAATCCATTACCAGTTCAATCAGCCTGGTTATGTGGCCAATATTAGGATATTTGACGGGGAAGGGCGGCCGGTAAGGAGATTGACCAATAACAAACTATTGGAAGCCAAGGGCTACCTCACCTGGGACGGCACCACGGACGATCAGACCAAAGCCCGCATCGGCACTTATATCTTAATGTTTGAAGTATTCGAGCCCAATGGCAACACTTCCAAATTCAAGAAATCCTGTGTGCTTGGAGGGAGGTTGGATTGATGGGGAAGCCCTAACAGTATTGACTCTCTGAATCAAAGACTTTATTCTATAACTATACTTCATTAATAATTGGGGACTATAAAGACCTAAGCAGATTATAAAATTGGCAATAGGATGACTTGCATGACAAATTTGATGCCTAAGGAAATCTCCATGCGTTAAGTCTTAATAATGAAGCAACGCTTGTACAGCAAAACAGATAGCCGTCATTCTTCAACCATTATCAGATAGAGGAAAAACACTGAGAATGCCTAACTCCGACAGAGTTCACATGCTATATTGCCTCACAAAAACAAATTCCTACAAATATTGCAACAGCGGTCAGATTGCTGATCAGAATTGAAGACTTTCATATTTTAAAAGCCCAACTTTTCCATTATTACACCCTGAATTTGCGGATTGATGGCAGCAGCCAGTGCAATGGAAATAAACAGGCCAATAAGCGCATAGGTCATGTCGCGCAGTACAAGTGTAAAAGTCTGCTTTTTACTGCGACCGGTTTTGCTGTGTGGTGAAAATTGCATGGCAATTTCCCTGCCTCCGAGCAGGCCTAAAAACACCCAGGTAGTGCTCATAGGGATAGTGCTTATTTCTTTGAAGAAAAAGAGCAAAACAGCATAGACCAAATCAATAATGGATGCAGAGCGCACATCGGTTACACTCGATTTTTCTTTTACAATACTCTGAATTTTGTCCCCTTTCAGATAAAAAAGTATCCCAAGTCCGAAAAATACAAAACCTGCAAAAGCCACATATTCCCAAATGCTCAATTGACGCGGTAGAAAAATGGCAATATTAGCAGCATCCTGCATGATCCACACCGACCAGAGCGAACCGCTTATGGTCCACTGAGCTATACGCCAGTAAGGGTGTGGTTTACCTTTTGTAAACCTTTTCAGGAATTTACCCATGCCATACCACACTACAATAGCCGTTACAAATGCAAGGCCGTATCCTGTTAAACTTTTTTGGGTCACCCCCAGAATCGCATCTGCATCGGCACTGAAAACACTCAGCAACATAAATGTAGTCGATACCGGCATTCGCAAGCGCGTAATCATTAAGAGTATAAGCGGAGAAATCAATTGTAGAAAATGAAAAGAAGTAGGCGATTCTGAAAAACCTTTGGAAGTAAGTCTTTGAAATGAAACATCCCCGTCAAAAGTATGCCAGCTGTACAATGAAGTAACAAGGAAAATACCCCCGATAAACAACCACAGGTGCCACCATTTTCGGTCTTCATTGGAGGCAATAAAAGTACCTATGGTTTGAATAGAATCGTTGGCAATGGCCGAATAGGCTGCAAACACAAACCCTACCCACATGGCAATGGCCGGATAAGGGTAAAATATAATGGATGAAAGCAAACAGAAAGCAACCAGCCGCAAAAAAGTACGCTCACGAAAGAAAAATAGATTGAGAATGCGATAACGCTTTTCTCCTATAATGGCCGATCCTAAAGAATACCTGCTATCGCTCATAAAAATGCTTAAATATCAAAATTCGAGTCAAATTGTTCATCTATACTTATTTCCATTTCCTCTTCAGTTGAGGTAATAATATTGTCCTCCATTAAATCTGAAAGTTTGAAATAGGCCAGTGCCGCTCCAATTGCCAGAAGTGGTGTTGCAATCAGTATTTGTTTTAAGCTTTGCTCCAGTAAATCCCCAATATGACTGCGATAATGGTAAAAACTCAACAAAATATCCTGCCACAAAGTAATGATGGACACGCTTTCAAGCGGCAAAGTCACAGCAGAAACCATAAAAACCACCACACTGATAAGCAATGTGCCGGTTAGTCGCTCCAACCTAAAAGAATACCTGATAAGTACCATTAGGTAGCTGAGAATATATACCAGCAGGGTAAATACAAAACTTCTGAGAATAACATCTTTTATTTCAAAGGCATAGAAAATAGAATTGTCAAGTACAGGGCTAAGGGACAAAACAGTTTTCTGCAGTTGTAAATAAATCAAAAAGCCTAAAGCTGCTCCTATTAATTGTGCAGGAATATTGATCAACAAAGGATCCAGCGTTTTTTGTATAAAACAGCGCATTAGCGAAAAGGCGGGAAAAATATCCACTTTATAGCTATAAGAAGCGATGAAAATAACAAAGACATAAAGCATGGCTGAAAACAATGCAATTTGCAGATAGGAATAGCTGAAGCTATCTGAACTGGCTCTTCCGGCAATCACAAAATAGGCAATGGTGAAAATCAATGCTGCGGAAAATTCAGAGAAGAATATTTTCCAGTTATTTTGCATGCCCGGCAGTTTAGCCATATTGAATTCAGATTAGGAGCAAATGCCCTTGAAGTGTTTATAAATCAATGATTTATTGGTATGCCAAAATCAGGTATTGTTTTCAATTACTACTTTGGGGACAAAAATACTATACTTATTGATTTTGAAAAGCCAATGCTGATTTAATATTAGAGCTCGCCCAAAAACTTAAAACTGGCTTAACAATGGAATTCTAAATTCAGGATTCTGATGCTTCAGTTTTCAAATTGTAATGGTGGTTCATTACTGCGCGAATTTCATTGTAAGAGTATCCCTCTCCCAGGCTTTCCTTTATTTCGGACATTTTGCGCGTTTCATCGCCCAGTTCTTTTAAAATGCTTTCCACTTTATCGGCTTTCACAAAATCAAAAACAGACAATTCACCTGTTTTGATAAAGGAAATCAAATGCGACTCAATAGTCCCCAGGACCAAACCTCTTTCTTCAGCTATTTCTTCTGCACTTTTTCCTTCTTTAAAATACTGCAAAGTAATTTTTTTACTTTCTCCTTTTTGGGGTTTTTGTTTGGTGAGTTTGGGTGCTTCGCTGTAGCTTGTGTTTTTTTGCACTTCGCTTCTTGTTTCCAATAAATGCGATTGGTCTTTGCCCTGCATCAAGCCTTCGGCCAGCTGTCGGCTTTGTTCTATTTCAGTGATCTTGTGTTCGCATTCTACTGTAAGCTCATGAATTTCTTTCAGGTATTTCTTTACCCTGCGTTCTTTTTTAAAGCGTTCGGTTTGTCCCTTTAGTGCCTGGATAATTTCCAACAATCCGGGTTTGAAATATTGTTCGGCAGCTTTAATGCGCTCAAAAAGTAAAGGATAAGGATCGGATTCGGAATGGGTTATTTTATTGAGTTGATCCCTGAATTTATCGGCAGGAGTTTTTTGAAGTTTGATTTTATCACGGCATTCCTGTGCTATTTTTTCGGCTTCATCTATATGTGGAATATTACGGTTTGCATGACTTTGTACAAATTCTTTAAATAAATTATAGGGTTTGTCCCAGTCAAAACTTTCATTGATGCAGCGGTGTATATATGCCTTTTGTTCTTCTTTAAGAACAGCTTCCAGCTTATTGTTTTGGCTTGTGCTTTCTTCCATAAAGTCCAATACCCGCTTATCGCATTGAATACTGCTTTCTCGAATTACAGATCTTAGTACCAGGCCATTTTTATTGCTCAACCTGCTCAGTGCCACATATACCTGACCGGGAGAAAATGATGCGCCTGCATCGATCACGGCCCTGTCAAATGTCAATCCCTGGCTTTTGTGAATGGTTACTGCCCAGGCAAGACGTATGGGGTATTGCCTAAAAACTCCTATTTCCTCTTCATCTAAGCGTTTTTGTGCTGAATTGTAATTGTAGCGAATGTTTTTCCATTCCTCTTTTTCCAGAAGCAGGGGCGTATCATCATCCGGGAATTCCACCCAAATCATGCGGCTTTCTATTTTTTGGATCGTACCAATTTTACCATTGTAATAGCGCTTTTCCTCCCCTTTATCATTTTTGATGAACATGATCTGTGCCCCTTTTTTCAGCTCCAATATTTCCTCTGCCGGATAGGCTTTTTCGTTAAAATCCCCATCTATTTCAGCTTTGAATTTTTCACTGTTTCCCGACAGTTTGCGCAATTCCGATTCATTGATATTGCGTGCTTTATAATTGTGCGAACAGAGGGTAATATAATGTTCATCTGCTTCGGGCTTAAATTCCGGCTGGTAATAGGTGTTCAGCTCCTGCAGTTCGCCTTCATCCAATTGATTGTGCCGAATCTTATTGAGCATAGCTATAAAAGCATCATCGCTCTGCCGGTATATTTTTTTCAACTCAATGCAAAGTGGCGGTGCTTCTCGCAAGGCATGGGCGTGAAAAAAGAAAGGGCTGGAATAATAATTTTTCATCACTTGCCACTCATTATTTACCACCACCGGAGGCAATTGAAACAAATCGCCAATCAACAAAAGCTGAACTCCGCCAAAGGGCAGCCTGGGTTTCTGGCGAAAATGCCGGAGTATCGCATCTATGGCATCGAGCATATCTGCGCGCAACATTGAGGCTTCATCAATAATGAGCAGCTCCAATTCCCTGAGGATTTTCCGTTTGTTGTTGTTAAAGCGAATTTTATTGAAAAGCGTATGTTTGGTATGAGCTGAGTTTTCGCCAGATAAAAACTGTTGTGGATCGGCACTTTCAGGTATAAATGGAGTAAAAGGCAATTGAAAAAAAGAATGCATGGTCACTCCTCCGGCATTGATAGCTGCAACTCCGGTAGGTGCTACTACAACTGCATTTTTGGTCGTATTGGCTTTGATATAATGCAGGAATGTTGTTTTGCCCGTACCGGCTTTTCCGGTAAGAAACAGATTGCGGCCAGTGTGATTCACACAGGATTCGGCCAGTTTAAAATACTTGTTTTCAGAATCTGTTTGTTGCATAATCATCGAATTTAATAAATTTGATACAATTGTTGTGTGCAGTTTTAGGATATGATTCTTAAACCCATATAGCATTAAACCCTAATAAAGACTATGGCTACTTCCTACGCAAAAGGTTTTGATTCTTTGGAAAAAGAAATAAAAATTGATGATCCGCTTATAGAAGGAAAAATTCCGAAATGGCTCAATGGCTCATTGCTGCGCACCGTTCCCTCTTTGTTTGAGGCGCCCAATAAACCGCTCAATCACTGGTTTGACGGCTATGCCATGTTGCATCAATTTAATTTTCTCAATGGTGCTGTAAGTTATCAGAATAAATTTGTGCATTCTGAATCTTACACAAGTATGCGTGAAAAGGGTAAAATGACGAGGAGCGAATTTGCTACCGATCCCTGTAGGTCTATTTTTGGATATCTTTTCAGCCTTTTCAAACCACCTCCACCTACCGATAATCCCAATGTAAATGTCAATAAAATCGGGGATGAATTTGTGGCAATGACCGAAACCCCAATGCCCATAAAATTCAATATGGATGATTTAGCAAGCAAAGGATATTTTGAATTTGAAGACGACCTGGAAGGTATTTTGTCAGTGGCACACCCTCATTTTGATGAGCAGGGAAACATGTACAGCTATTTGCTGGATTTTGGATATAAGAGTAAGTATCTGATTTATAAGCTGGCTAAAGGAAGCAAAAAGCGTGAATTAATAGCAGAAATCCCCAGCAAAAAACCGGCTTATGTTCATAGCATAGGCTATACAGAAAACTATTTGATCCTGATTGAAGCCCCCTTTGTAGTGAATCCTCTGAAATTAAGGTTTACCTGGAAACCATTGATCACCAATTATAAATGGAAGCCCGAATTAGGGACTCGTTTCCACATTATTGATAAAAAAGGAAAAAAGCTTTTGAAAACCATTAAAAGCTCAGCTTTTTTCAGTTTTCATCACATCAATGCTTATGAAGAAAACGGGGCTATACTGCTTGACCTGATTGCTTATCCTGATGCAAGCGTATTAGATGATCTCTATCTTGAGAAATTGCGGAAAGAAGCGCCCAATCCTACCGGAAAGCTGTGGCGCTACCGCCTGAATGCTGAATCCGGCATGGCAAAAGGGGAATGTTTGTCAGATACTTTTATGGAATTGCCCAGAATCAATTATGCCTTTAATGGAAATGCTTATCAATATTTGTATGCCGCTTCCAATAAAATTGAAGGGAATTTTTTCGATGCGCTACTTAAGCGTAACATGAAAAGCGGAACCGAATATTGGTGGGTGGAAGAAAAGGCATATCCCGGGGAAGCTGTTTTTGTTCCACATCCAGAGGCAAAGCAAGAAGATGATGGAGTGGTAATGTCCGTAGTATTGAATGCCAAAAATGAAAAGTCTTTTTTGTTGGTTTTAGATGCAGCTACATTCAAAGAAATAGCGCGTGTTAAACTGCCCCAGCACATTCCCTTTGGTTTTCACGGCAATTATTTTCAATAAAGGATGCGCTCAACACACATCCTTATGGATATTTCGCCCTTCTTTTTTTCTAAAAATAATTAAGGGAGTTCAGGTTAAAATTCATTAAACCTCAACTCCCTTTGATTGAGCACATTTTTACTGATTGCCATTCTTGTTGTCACTAAGCAGCAACAATTCATTTGCCTGTACTTCGGTAATGTATTTTTTATTGCCGTCTTTGTCATTGTGCTTTACCTCAATGGCAATTTCCTTGCCCTTGGAGGTTCATCAGCCACATAATTGGCACATTCAGCGCTTTGAAAAGTACTTTGATGGCTGGCAGGAAATCTAAGTGTTTAAAATGCGTGAGTTTTATTTATCGAGCTTTTTCAGATTCGAATTATTGACCAGTGAAGTCATTTGGGTGATGGCAATCTCGTTGAGCTGTTTTAGCCGCTTTGATTGGGAAATATTCTGGCGGATCAGCACAGCATTAATGCTTTCCAGGTTGGAGAGCACCACCAATTGCTCCAAAGTAGCCTGGTCGCGAATGTTGCCTTTAGCACCGGGGTTTTCATTTCTCCATTCTGTTGCGGTTTTTCCGAAAAGCGCCATATTGAGCATATCCGCTTCTGAGGCATACACAAACGAAATTTGCTTTTTACTGAGTCTGTCCGGGATCAGCCTTTCCTTAATGGCATCTGTATGAATGGTGTAATTCACTTTGGCGAGGGTGCGTTGTAGGTTCCAGTCGAGTTTTTGGCGATCATTTTCATTAGCTTTAAGACGTTGAAATTCTTTTATGAGATAGAACTTAAATTCTGCACTGATCCAGGTTGCAAATTCGAAGGCGATATCGCGGTGAGCAAAAGTTCCGCCATAACGTCCGGTTTTAGAAACGACCCCTTTGGCATTGGTGGTCTCTATCCAGCGTTTAGGTGTAAGGGAAAAACTGTTGGAGCCTGCCATATTTTTAATTCCATCGAATTCGGGCTAATTACACAGAGACCAAAAACCACGTAATCAAGTCAAAATTTCCCAATTTATATTTCTCGTCCACTTTTCGTTCTTTTTCTTGTTGATCTGTCCGAGCGTGGGCAAATTTAAAAGAGCTCCAGAATCACAATACGATACTGGAGCCCTTTGCAATGTAGCTACTGATTGCCATTCTTATTGTCACTGAGCAACAACAATTCATTGGCCTGTACTTCGGTAATGTACTTTTTGTTGCCGTCTTTATCATTGTAGCTGCGATTGTTCAGCTTCCCTTCCACGGCAACTTCTTTGCCCTTGTCGGTGTATTTCTCCGCAATTTCGGCCAGTTTACCCCAGGCTACTACCTGATGCCATTGGGTGTCTTCAACTTTTTCTCCTTTGCCATTGCGGTAAAACTCATTGGTGGCAAGGCTGAAGCGCGCCATTTTTTTACCGTCAAAGTCTTTGATTTCTGCCGGTGCTCCCAGGCGACCGATTAATTGTACTTTGTTTCTTAAACTACTCATAATTGAAAAATTTTAGTGAAAAAAATAATTTAGTTTGTAAGAATTTGATTCAAAGCAAGAAAAATAATTGAATTATAATGCACTAATAATCGCTTATGAGCGGATGTAAGCGTTTGTAAACGCTTGCATAAGTAAATATAATTTTATAGTTTCATTTAAAAATCATAATTGTGCCCGTTATTACTGATCAAAAAAAGGATTGTTTGCATTGTGGTAAAGCACTTTTAGGCCGCTCTGATAAAAAGTTTTGCGACAACTATTGCCGCAGTGCAT encodes the following:
- a CDS encoding lamin tail domain-containing protein, with amino-acid sequence MRILLSLIAVLGFYFSALAQFSDDFSDGDFSNNPTWSGMDSLFEVNASNQLQLNDTVPLSAAYLSTESEAIENGHWEFLVQMDFNPSSANLARIYLVSDKANLLDDVFGYYVELGGTPDEVSLYRQDGSSDTKIIDGKDGRISMSFVNVRVEVFRDSSGNWELYADSTGGTDFIQEGSVFDNTYFSSSYFGVRCNYTSTRSDKFFFDDFQVSGQPYIDNVPPELDNLLLESDSTLLLTFSEGMDSTALDNNNYSVNNGIGNPANATATQADLSQIRLEFQPPFSVNGVYTLSFSNLTDPAGNPLVQNSSDFTFYKAQKGDVIINEILADNSPVVALTNDPGLEYIELYNRSSFDINLNNWTIEDNLSSGSIPNIILPADSFVVLTTSTNSDSLSFYGFSGIFVGVPSFPGLNNGGELIELKAPNSSIIDQVEYKTEWYGDPVKEEGGYSLERIDPDFECPGGINWLGSDAAEGGTPGFSNSVKSSITDNITPEIESLILAGADSLLLTFSESMDSAALNVANYIISPGNVSVANILAENELLQTFTLILNNPINIGTVYELLLNNLRDCPGNTLVGNTENFAIPEMPKANDVIISEIMPKPDPEVELPNQEYVELWNRSDKVLNLKDWAFSANNSSVTLPDRLFLPGDRIILVPKENAADFEAYGEVLSLSRLPQLTNSSGTLLLFDNTEKVIDRVLYSNTWFNSNIKKEGGWALEIIDGNNLCQGEGNWTGSKDAKGGTPGQENSVAAENPDEIAPRINHIVYEAQDSLVLFFDSPLDEAAVLSANFDLSPQDLGIGQVSWSALEPEKVRIKLQDSPRQNTIYTLTCSEITDCAGNEVDENFNSARFGIPEKPEENAVVINEILFNANTGGSDFVELYNRSNKIFDLRDLVIARAPYGSRDDYDASAICSENGFQLLPGNFVVLTPDPENIAENYTVEDERTLLEVDDMPNYLNSDGIVALLNKSLEPLDQLEYIEDWHFQLLQSVKGVSLERINYERPTQDADNWHSAAEAAGFATPGRENSNFSANFSTENNIHLEPKLFSPDGDGYKDLLQIHYQFNQPGYVANIRIFDGEGRPVRRLTNNKLLEAKGYLTWDGTTDDQTKARIGTYILMFEVFEPNGNTSKFKKSCVLGGRLD
- a CDS encoding helix-turn-helix domain-containing protein; the encoded protein is MQQTDSENKYFKLAESCVNHTGRNLFLTGKAGTGKTTFLHYIKANTTKNAVVVAPTGVAAINAGGVTMHSFFQLPFTPFIPESADPQQFLSGENSAHTKHTLFNKIRFNNNKRKILRELELLIIDEASMLRADMLDAIDAILRHFRQKPRLPFGGVQLLLIGDLFQLPPVVVNNEWQVMKNYYSSPFFFHAHALREAPPLCIELKKIYRQSDDAFIAMLNKIRHNQLDEGELQELNTYYQPEFKPEADEHYITLCSHNYKARNINESELRKLSGNSEKFKAEIDGDFNEKAYPAEEILELKKGAQIMFIKNDKGEEKRYYNGKIGTIQKIESRMIWVEFPDDDTPLLLEKEEWKNIRYNYNSAQKRLDEEEIGVFRQYPIRLAWAVTIHKSQGLTFDRAVIDAGASFSPGQVYVALSRLSNKNGLVLRSVIRESSIQCDKRVLDFMEESTSQNNKLEAVLKEEQKAYIHRCINESFDWDKPYNLFKEFVQSHANRNIPHIDEAEKIAQECRDKIKLQKTPADKFRDQLNKITHSESDPYPLLFERIKAAEQYFKPGLLEIIQALKGQTERFKKERRVKKYLKEIHELTVECEHKITEIEQSRQLAEGLMQGKDQSHLLETRSEVQKNTSYSEAPKLTKQKPQKGESKKITLQYFKEGKSAEEIAEERGLVLGTIESHLISFIKTGELSVFDFVKADKVESILKELGDETRKMSEIKESLGEGYSYNEIRAVMNHHYNLKTEASES
- a CDS encoding nucleotidyltransferase domain-containing protein, with translation MNRPVENKTELIDQVLSKEKELRGFGVEKLGIFGSFVKGNIHSNSDVDFFIEINKAQKNLKNFVALHDFLQNLLQRKVEIVTPQSLNPFIGKYILEEVEYVPFAA
- a CDS encoding aspartate-semialdehyde dehydrogenase, whose protein sequence is MKLALVGATGLVGQKMIQVLEERNFSVDEFIPAASERSAGKMLSFKGKKYRIHTLQEAVDAAPDIALFSAGGSVSLEWASKFKAVGTTVVDNSSAWRMGKNVPLVVPEINATALTKTDKIIANPNCSTIQMVLALNPLHQKYGIRRLVISTYQSVTGTGVKAVQQMENERAGKEGEKAYPYAIDKNCLPHCDVFLDNGYTKEEMKLVHETRKILSAPQIGITATAVRIPTVGGHSESVNVEFERDFDLAEVRNLLSNTSGVVVKDDPEKLEYPFPLFAHDKDETFVGRLRRDESNANTLNMWIVSDNLRKGAATNAVQIAEYLVEKGLV